A genomic region of Corallococcus macrosporus contains the following coding sequences:
- a CDS encoding aminotransferase class I/II-fold pyridoxal phosphate-dependent enzyme, translating into MTRPEHDTAGRAPAPVIQRLLGDPRVAQARLGKRIGRLPYFTRVESATGPITRMEGRDILNFGSNNYLGLANDPRVIAAAQEASARWGAGVTGSRLLNGNLALHEELEDALRRFYGRTGAMVFSTGYGANLGLMSSLLGRNDRAWVDEEMHASVLDGVWLARANMKRFNHNDPEHLLAQAKDDTASGLCVVEGVYSMRGDRAPLRRFLEVCRETRLALVVDEAHGLGTVGTRGLGTVEEDGVVQDADFITITFSKSLGSCGGAIIGDKAQIEALRVLTRPFLFTAANTPASVAAALAALRILHEDPGLVAQLKERVRTLREALMARGLRPLPSDGPIVSVEVGADFDTLQAWRLLWNRGIYANPVIHPAVPAGRGLLRLSVMRTHEEQMVRTVADACADVFSDLQLSHEGRGKVAS; encoded by the coding sequence ATGACACGACCTGAACACGACACGGCGGGCCGCGCTCCGGCACCCGTCATCCAGAGACTGCTCGGGGACCCGCGCGTGGCGCAGGCCCGGCTGGGCAAGCGCATTGGCCGCCTCCCCTACTTCACGCGGGTGGAGTCGGCCACCGGCCCCATCACCCGCATGGAGGGCCGGGACATCCTCAACTTCGGCTCCAACAACTACCTGGGGCTCGCGAACGACCCGCGCGTCATCGCCGCCGCGCAGGAGGCCTCCGCCCGCTGGGGCGCGGGCGTGACGGGCTCGCGCCTGCTCAACGGCAACCTGGCGCTCCACGAGGAGCTGGAGGACGCCCTGCGGCGCTTCTATGGCCGCACCGGCGCCATGGTGTTCTCCACCGGCTACGGCGCCAACCTGGGCCTGATGAGCTCGCTCTTGGGCCGCAATGACCGCGCCTGGGTGGACGAGGAGATGCACGCGTCCGTCCTGGATGGCGTGTGGCTGGCGCGCGCGAACATGAAGCGCTTCAACCACAACGACCCGGAGCACCTGCTGGCGCAGGCGAAGGACGACACCGCCTCCGGCCTCTGCGTCGTGGAGGGCGTCTACTCCATGCGCGGGGACCGGGCCCCGCTGCGCCGGTTCCTGGAGGTGTGCCGCGAGACGCGCCTGGCGCTCGTCGTGGACGAGGCGCACGGACTGGGCACGGTGGGCACGCGCGGGCTGGGCACCGTGGAGGAGGACGGCGTCGTCCAGGACGCGGACTTCATCACCATCACCTTCTCCAAGAGCCTGGGCTCCTGCGGCGGCGCCATCATCGGGGACAAGGCGCAGATTGAAGCGCTGCGCGTCCTCACGCGGCCCTTCCTCTTCACCGCCGCCAACACGCCGGCCTCCGTGGCCGCGGCCCTGGCCGCCCTGCGCATCCTCCACGAGGACCCGGGGCTGGTGGCGCAGTTGAAGGAGCGCGTGCGCACGCTGCGCGAGGCGCTGATGGCGCGCGGGCTGCGGCCGCTTCCGTCGGACGGGCCCATCGTCAGCGTGGAGGTGGGCGCGGACTTCGACACGCTCCAGGCGTGGAGGCTGCTGTGGAACCGGGGCATCTACGCCAACCCGGTCATCCACCCGGCCGTGCCGGCGGGCCGCGGCCTGCTGCGCCTGAGCGTGATGCGGACGCATGAGGAGCAGATGGTGCGCACCGTCGCGGACGCGTGCGCGGACGTTTTCTCGGACTTGCAGCTGTCCCATGAGGGACGCGGGAAGGTGGCATCATGA
- a CDS encoding ABC transporter permease: MNPDIAGSDASAPRGVAGFVNVVRCYALTEWRVLARERTAMVFIFILPAVLSAILGPGVSGLDAAPGAMGRATIGFAVMFSYMVVTYSGHAFYRDFWYHTHGRQALIRPSRLAFAMGKVLPACAMSFVQLLLFTGFAAVFLGLPLNGHVLQIALTGAALVTSGSALGFLLFAITRSTATLSNLSYLVLVTFSAVGGAIVATEALPGWSRTLGYATPHYWALRALNEATFGSGRWSVVLQSTAVILTFTAVCATAASLAFDFRDQKHDTT, translated from the coding sequence ATGAATCCAGACATCGCTGGCAGTGACGCCTCCGCGCCCCGCGGCGTGGCGGGTTTTGTCAACGTCGTGCGTTGCTACGCGCTGACGGAGTGGCGGGTGCTCGCGCGCGAGCGCACGGCCATGGTGTTCATCTTCATCCTGCCCGCGGTGCTCTCCGCCATCCTGGGGCCCGGTGTATCGGGACTGGACGCGGCGCCGGGCGCCATGGGCCGGGCCACCATCGGCTTCGCGGTGATGTTCAGCTACATGGTGGTGACCTACTCCGGTCACGCGTTCTACCGGGACTTCTGGTACCACACCCACGGCCGGCAGGCGTTGATCCGCCCCTCCCGGCTCGCGTTCGCCATGGGCAAGGTGCTGCCCGCGTGCGCGATGTCGTTCGTGCAACTGCTGCTCTTCACGGGCTTCGCGGCCGTGTTCCTGGGCCTGCCGCTCAACGGCCACGTCCTGCAAATCGCGCTCACTGGCGCGGCGCTGGTGACGAGCGGCTCCGCGCTGGGCTTCCTCCTCTTCGCCATCACGCGCAGCACCGCCACGCTCTCCAACCTCTCCTACCTGGTGCTCGTGACGTTCAGCGCGGTGGGGGGCGCCATCGTCGCCACCGAAGCGCTGCCGGGCTGGTCGCGCACGCTCGGCTACGCCACGCCGCACTACTGGGCGCTGCGCGCGCTCAACGAAGCCACCTTCGGCTCCGGCCGCTGGAGCGTCGTGCTCCAGAGCACCGCCGTCATCCTCACCTTCACCGCAGTCTGTGCGACCGCCGCGAGCCTGGCGTTCGACTTCCGAGACCAAAAACATGACACGACCTGA
- a CDS encoding ABC transporter ATP-binding protein → MTDKNTFPEETAFQELIKTPGRLRQSMGPAQGTALLSAERLSFAFAQGTPVLRDVSLHLKGGSSVGLLGANGAGKTTLLGALTGTVRGTTGGSVRLDVGGLHARRAIGFATQAIALYPVLTVEENVGHLARLLLGRGNAKAAIERTLEEFALGPIARTRVHHLSGGQRRLVHLAASFVHAPPIRLLDEPTVALDFEARQLVVRRVRAWREEGAAVLVTAHYPEDIEELSTELVLLRDGKTRDLGELGAVLSNQTRTLSLRGARPDASWELTLATSSLEEVRSKLGEVPSDVHLSELRLSGNRLRDILLRDPSLSAFARESEGP, encoded by the coding sequence ATGACCGACAAAAACACCTTTCCTGAAGAAACAGCATTTCAGGAGCTGATCAAAACACCTGGGCGTCTTCGTCAGTCCATGGGTCCCGCGCAAGGAACCGCTCTGCTCTCCGCGGAGCGGCTCTCCTTCGCCTTCGCCCAGGGGACGCCCGTGCTCCGCGACGTCTCCCTTCACTTGAAGGGGGGAAGCTCCGTGGGGCTGCTCGGAGCCAACGGCGCGGGCAAGACGACGCTGCTGGGGGCGCTCACCGGCACCGTGCGGGGAACGACGGGAGGCTCGGTGCGGCTCGACGTGGGCGGGCTGCATGCCCGTCGCGCCATCGGGTTCGCGACGCAGGCCATCGCGCTCTATCCCGTGCTCACGGTGGAGGAGAACGTCGGGCACCTGGCCCGGCTCTTGTTGGGGCGCGGGAACGCGAAGGCCGCCATCGAGCGGACCCTGGAGGAGTTCGCGCTGGGTCCCATTGCCCGCACGCGCGTGCATCACCTGTCGGGTGGGCAGCGGCGGCTCGTGCACCTGGCGGCGAGCTTCGTCCATGCGCCGCCCATCCGGCTGCTGGATGAGCCCACCGTCGCGCTCGACTTCGAGGCCCGCCAGTTGGTGGTGCGCCGCGTGCGCGCGTGGCGCGAGGAGGGCGCCGCGGTGCTGGTCACCGCGCACTACCCCGAGGACATCGAGGAGCTGTCCACGGAGCTGGTGCTGCTGCGCGATGGAAAGACGCGCGACCTGGGGGAGCTGGGAGCGGTCCTGTCGAACCAGACGCGCACGCTGTCGCTGCGGGGCGCGCGTCCCGATGCTTCGTGGGAGCTGACGCTCGCCACGAGCAGCCTGGAGGAGGTCCGCTCGAAGCTGGGCGAGGTCCCCTCCGACGTCCACCTGTCCGAGCTGCGCCTGTCCGGCAACCGGCTCCGCGACATCCTGCTGAGGGACCCGTCCCTGAGCGCCTTCGCTCGGGAGTCGGAAGGACCATGA
- a CDS encoding aldehyde dehydrogenase family protein: MLDTGPVGEPLPHLESRRLLAEARRAIPEAFDARGRLLSPIAGRWAHPPAWFNAVSPIDGSVLAELPLLGAGQVSAGVEQAAAEFAPWAARPLEDRARTVAEAVVLLHAHRDLLVRILAWDIGKTLPTAYNDVDRCLAGIAWYLERMGSMMDGRKPLGLVSNIASWNYPFSVLLLNVLVQSLAGNPVIAKIPTQGGGVSLTLAFALLRRAGLPVSLVGGRGRDLSEALVGHPCIAGVAFIGGRANGAEVHRRLRDTDKRYALEMEGVNAYAITHFTDWDALGAQIRAGFDFGKQRCTAYTRWVIEQSLVPRFVRTYVDAVSTLRVGNPVLGAHVDYGPLISPSKAKELRTLIAEAREQGTAVLHQGELAEDAFAARQERGAYLPPVLLFGVPRDSELYLREPFGPVDVLVSVDSEEALVREANVSNGALVASVATDEPELAQRIAARLHAFKVGINALRSRGDREESFGGRGGSWAGAFVGGTHLVRAFTDGPHPMEGNWPD, translated from the coding sequence GTGCTGGACACCGGACCCGTTGGCGAGCCCCTTCCGCATCTTGAGAGCCGCCGCCTGCTTGCCGAAGCCCGGAGGGCCATCCCGGAGGCCTTCGACGCTCGAGGCCGGCTGCTCTCGCCCATCGCTGGAAGGTGGGCTCATCCCCCTGCCTGGTTCAACGCCGTCTCACCCATCGACGGCAGCGTCCTCGCGGAGCTGCCGTTGCTGGGGGCTGGCCAGGTCTCCGCGGGCGTGGAGCAGGCCGCAGCGGAGTTCGCGCCCTGGGCGGCCCGTCCGCTCGAGGACCGCGCGCGGACCGTCGCGGAGGCCGTGGTGCTGCTTCATGCGCACCGGGACCTGCTCGTCCGCATCCTGGCGTGGGACATCGGCAAGACGCTGCCCACGGCGTACAACGACGTGGACCGGTGTCTCGCGGGCATCGCGTGGTACCTGGAGCGGATGGGATCGATGATGGACGGCCGGAAGCCGCTCGGCCTCGTGTCGAACATCGCCTCCTGGAACTATCCCTTCTCCGTGCTGCTGCTCAACGTGCTCGTGCAGTCGCTCGCGGGCAACCCGGTCATCGCGAAGATTCCGACCCAGGGCGGCGGTGTCTCACTCACGCTCGCCTTCGCGCTGCTGCGCCGCGCGGGCCTTCCCGTCTCGCTCGTCGGTGGGCGTGGCAGGGACCTCTCCGAAGCGCTCGTCGGTCATCCGTGCATCGCGGGGGTCGCCTTCATCGGCGGCCGGGCCAATGGTGCCGAGGTCCACCGCCGCCTGCGCGACACGGACAAGCGCTATGCGCTGGAGATGGAGGGCGTGAACGCCTACGCCATCACGCACTTCACGGACTGGGACGCGCTCGGCGCACAGATTCGCGCGGGCTTCGACTTCGGCAAGCAGCGCTGCACCGCCTACACCCGCTGGGTCATCGAACAGTCGCTCGTCCCCCGGTTCGTCCGGACCTATGTCGACGCGGTTTCAACGTTGCGGGTCGGCAATCCGGTCCTGGGCGCGCACGTGGACTACGGGCCCCTCATCTCTCCCAGCAAGGCCAAGGAGCTGCGCACCCTCATCGCCGAAGCGCGGGAGCAGGGCACGGCGGTGCTGCACCAGGGGGAGCTCGCGGAGGACGCCTTCGCCGCGCGACAGGAGCGGGGCGCATATCTACCCCCCGTCCTGCTCTTCGGTGTTCCGCGAGACAGCGAGCTGTACCTGCGCGAGCCCTTCGGGCCCGTCGACGTCCTGGTGTCGGTGGACTCCGAGGAGGCGCTGGTGCGGGAGGCCAACGTCTCCAACGGCGCGCTCGTGGCCTCGGTGGCGACGGACGAGCCCGAGCTCGCGCAGCGCATCGCCGCGCGGCTCCACGCCTTCAAGGTCGGCATCAACGCGCTGCGCTCGCGAGGCGACCGCGAGGAGTCCTTCGGCGGCAGGGGAGGCTCGTGGGCGGGCGCCTTCGTTGGGGGCACCCACCTGGTGCGCGCCTTCACCGACGGCCCCCATCCCATGGAAGGCAACTGGCCGGACTGA
- a CDS encoding efflux RND transporter periplasmic adaptor subunit, producing MVVLLLVFAGLVAVKAGQIVAMIKAGETFVPPPESVTSAQAESFGWQGTRSAVGTVIALRGVTLSAELPGVVTDIRFENGASVKKGQVLVQLDTSSEQAQLAGAEADAELSRLNKERAEKLNAQGANTQSDLDAVRARATQAAATVAHLKSLIAKKTLRAPFEGRIGIRQVELGQLVSPGNPIASIQSTTPALVEFQLPQQALATVKQGQKVHLSVDVFPGESWEGDLTTINPEVELSSRNVRMRATVPNEDGRLLPGMFANVQVLSEASQPVVAIPATAVLFAPYGDSVFTLAEGKDAAGKAALLARQQFVRLGERRGDYVAVTSGLKPGQTVVSSGVFKLKNGMAVVVNNALAPPVEAAPQPVNP from the coding sequence GTGGTCGTGCTCCTGCTGGTCTTCGCGGGGCTCGTCGCCGTCAAGGCGGGCCAGATCGTCGCGATGATCAAGGCCGGTGAGACCTTCGTGCCGCCTCCGGAGTCCGTCACGTCCGCCCAGGCGGAGTCCTTCGGATGGCAGGGGACCCGAAGCGCGGTCGGCACCGTCATCGCGCTCCGGGGGGTGACGCTCAGCGCTGAACTGCCGGGCGTCGTGACCGACATCCGCTTCGAGAACGGCGCTTCGGTGAAGAAGGGCCAGGTGCTCGTCCAGCTCGACACCTCCAGCGAGCAGGCGCAGTTGGCCGGCGCCGAGGCGGACGCGGAGCTCTCCCGGCTGAACAAGGAGCGCGCGGAGAAGCTCAACGCCCAGGGCGCCAACACCCAGTCGGACCTCGACGCCGTCCGGGCCCGGGCGACCCAGGCCGCGGCCACCGTCGCGCACCTGAAGTCCCTCATCGCGAAGAAGACCCTCCGCGCGCCCTTCGAAGGCCGCATCGGCATCCGGCAGGTGGAGCTGGGGCAACTCGTCTCCCCGGGCAACCCCATCGCCTCCATCCAGTCCACCACCCCCGCGCTCGTGGAGTTCCAGCTCCCCCAGCAGGCGCTGGCCACGGTGAAGCAGGGCCAGAAGGTGCACCTGAGCGTCGACGTCTTCCCGGGCGAGTCCTGGGAGGGCGACCTCACCACCATCAACCCCGAGGTGGAGCTGTCCTCGCGCAACGTGCGCATGCGCGCCACGGTGCCCAACGAGGACGGCCGGCTCTTGCCGGGCATGTTCGCCAACGTGCAGGTGCTCTCCGAGGCCAGCCAGCCCGTGGTCGCCATCCCCGCCACCGCCGTGCTCTTCGCTCCGTACGGTGACTCCGTGTTCACCCTCGCCGAGGGCAAGGACGCCGCGGGCAAGGCGGCCCTGCTGGCGCGGCAGCAGTTCGTGCGGCTGGGAGAGCGCCGGGGGGACTACGTCGCGGTGACGTCCGGCCTCAAGCCCGGGCAGACCGTGGTCAGCAGCGGCGTCTTCAAGCTGAAGAACGGCATGGCCGTCGTCGTGAACAACGCGCTGGCGCCTCCTGTCGAGGCCGCGCCCCAGCCGGTGAACCCGTAA
- a CDS encoding efflux RND transporter permease subunit, protein MNFTDLFIRRPVVALVVNLIIIIAGLQALRSLNVRQYPRSENADITVTTVYVGANAELVRGFITTPLERVIASADGIEYVESTSSQNVSIIRARLKLNYDANRALSEISAKVDQVRGDLPPESQVPVMGIESADSQFAVAYLNFTSEFLEQNELSDYLVRVVQPRLSSVEGVQRADILGARTFAMRVWMKPDRMAALNVSPIQVRQALATNNALAAVGQTKGSLVQVNLTANTGLRSVEEFKQLIVRKDGGAVVRLSDIADVVLGAEDYDTDVTLNGKTAVFVGIWALPNANSLDVMQRIRVEMESLKKDLPEQIHGGVAFDGTDYIQNAIDEVVSTLIETLIIVVIVIFLFLGSVRSILVPVVAIPVSLIGTVFLMQVFGFTVNLLTLLAVVLSVGLVVDDAIVVVENVERHLRDGLRPVDAAIKSARELVGPIIAMTLTLAAVYAPIAFQGGLTGSLFREFALTLAGAVTLSGVVALTLSPMMSSVLLRAGHEDKGLAGIINRGFERLRAAYARTLDSSLLVRGPVYAAWIFLSLLALVMFNQSARELAPVEDQDFVIGIVSTPSNSTLDQLKPSVTKTSELLMSMPESSFNFQIVQPSNGFWGLVLKPYKERQRTTAQVLAEAQERVNTIPAVQTFALQPPALPGGGNFPVEFVIASTAEADELLGFAQQLQEKAAASGLFAFPPIIDVKLDQPQSELEVDREKVAQLGLNLGTVGQDLGSAVGGNYVNRFNIAGRSYKVIPQVLRTSRLNPEQLKDIHVTGPDGKLVALSAIASLKEKVAPRSLNRFQQLNAVKLSGVAIRPLDEALTYLETEASRILPAGYRIDYTGESRQLRTEGDSFAPAFGLAVVLIFLVLAAQFNSFRDPLIILAGSVPLALFGALVTTFLRMPNPTMPYFTDSFTTTLNIYSQVGLVTLVGLIAKNGILIVDFANRLQEEGRTKLEAVKEAASERLRPILMTTVATVAGHFPLVLVSGPGAAARNSIGLVLVTGMALGTLFTLYFVPAIYLLIAKTRTAEVREPLEAAEAPSTP, encoded by the coding sequence ATGAACTTCACCGATTTGTTCATCCGGCGTCCGGTCGTGGCGCTGGTGGTCAACCTCATCATCATCATCGCGGGCCTGCAGGCCCTGCGCTCGCTCAACGTGCGGCAGTACCCGCGCAGTGAGAACGCCGACATCACCGTCACCACGGTCTACGTCGGCGCCAACGCGGAGCTCGTGCGTGGCTTCATCACCACGCCGCTGGAGCGCGTCATCGCCTCGGCGGACGGCATCGAGTACGTCGAGTCCACGAGCTCGCAGAACGTCTCCATCATCCGCGCCCGGCTCAAGCTCAACTACGACGCCAACCGCGCCCTGAGCGAAATCAGCGCCAAGGTGGACCAGGTGCGCGGCGACCTGCCGCCCGAGTCCCAGGTGCCCGTGATGGGCATCGAGTCCGCGGACAGCCAGTTCGCCGTCGCGTACCTCAACTTCACCTCCGAGTTCCTCGAGCAGAACGAGCTGTCCGACTACCTGGTGCGCGTGGTGCAGCCCCGGCTGTCCTCGGTGGAGGGCGTGCAGCGCGCGGACATCCTCGGGGCGCGCACGTTCGCCATGCGGGTGTGGATGAAGCCGGACCGGATGGCCGCGCTCAACGTCAGCCCCATCCAGGTGCGTCAGGCGCTCGCCACCAACAACGCGCTCGCCGCCGTGGGCCAGACGAAGGGCTCGCTGGTCCAGGTGAACCTCACGGCGAACACGGGCCTGCGCTCCGTGGAGGAGTTCAAGCAGCTCATCGTCCGCAAGGACGGCGGCGCGGTGGTGCGGCTGTCGGACATCGCGGACGTGGTGCTCGGCGCCGAGGACTACGACACCGACGTGACGCTCAACGGGAAGACGGCCGTGTTCGTCGGCATCTGGGCGCTGCCCAACGCCAACTCGCTGGACGTCATGCAGCGCATCCGCGTGGAGATGGAGTCGCTCAAGAAGGACCTGCCGGAGCAGATCCACGGCGGCGTCGCCTTCGACGGCACGGACTACATCCAGAACGCCATCGACGAGGTGGTGAGCACGCTCATCGAGACGCTCATCATCGTCGTCATCGTCATCTTCCTGTTCCTGGGCTCCGTGCGCTCCATCCTGGTGCCGGTGGTGGCCATCCCGGTGTCGCTCATCGGCACGGTGTTCCTGATGCAGGTGTTCGGCTTCACGGTGAACCTGCTCACCCTGCTCGCGGTGGTGCTGTCGGTGGGCCTGGTCGTGGACGACGCCATCGTCGTGGTGGAGAACGTGGAGCGCCACCTGCGTGACGGCCTTCGCCCGGTGGACGCCGCCATCAAGAGCGCGCGCGAGCTGGTGGGGCCCATCATCGCGATGACGCTCACGCTGGCCGCGGTGTACGCGCCCATCGCCTTCCAGGGCGGTCTCACGGGCTCGCTGTTCCGCGAGTTCGCGCTCACGCTGGCCGGAGCGGTGACCCTGTCCGGCGTGGTGGCGCTGACGCTCTCCCCGATGATGTCCTCCGTGCTCCTGAGGGCGGGCCACGAGGACAAGGGGCTCGCGGGCATCATCAACCGCGGCTTCGAGCGCCTGCGGGCCGCGTACGCCCGCACCCTGGACAGCTCGCTGCTGGTCCGCGGGCCTGTCTACGCGGCGTGGATCTTCCTGAGCCTGCTGGCCCTGGTGATGTTCAACCAGTCCGCCCGGGAGCTGGCGCCGGTGGAGGACCAGGACTTCGTCATCGGCATCGTCAGCACGCCATCCAACTCCACCCTGGATCAGTTGAAGCCGTCGGTGACGAAGACGAGCGAGCTGCTGATGTCGATGCCGGAGTCCAGCTTCAACTTCCAGATCGTCCAGCCGAGCAACGGCTTCTGGGGCCTGGTGCTGAAGCCGTACAAGGAGCGCCAGCGGACCACGGCGCAGGTGCTGGCGGAGGCGCAGGAGCGGGTGAACACCATCCCCGCGGTCCAGACGTTCGCGCTCCAGCCCCCCGCGCTGCCGGGCGGCGGCAACTTCCCGGTGGAGTTCGTCATCGCCTCCACGGCGGAGGCGGATGAGCTGCTGGGCTTCGCGCAGCAGCTCCAGGAGAAGGCGGCGGCGAGCGGGTTGTTCGCCTTCCCGCCCATCATCGACGTGAAGCTGGACCAGCCCCAGTCGGAGCTGGAGGTCGACCGCGAGAAGGTCGCGCAGCTGGGGCTGAACCTGGGCACCGTGGGCCAGGACCTGGGGTCCGCCGTGGGCGGCAACTACGTCAACCGTTTCAACATCGCCGGCCGCAGCTACAAGGTCATCCCGCAGGTGCTGCGGACCTCCCGCCTCAACCCGGAGCAGCTCAAGGACATCCACGTCACCGGTCCGGACGGCAAGCTCGTGGCCCTGTCCGCCATCGCGTCCCTCAAGGAGAAGGTGGCGCCCCGGTCGCTCAACCGCTTCCAGCAGCTCAACGCCGTGAAGCTCAGCGGCGTGGCCATCCGCCCGCTGGACGAGGCGCTCACCTACCTGGAGACGGAGGCCTCGCGCATCCTGCCGGCGGGCTACCGCATCGACTACACGGGCGAGTCCCGGCAGCTGCGCACGGAGGGTGACTCGTTCGCTCCGGCGTTCGGGCTGGCGGTGGTGTTGATCTTCCTGGTGCTCGCGGCCCAGTTCAACAGCTTCCGGGATCCGCTCATCATCCTGGCGGGGTCGGTGCCGCTGGCGCTCTTCGGCGCGCTGGTGACCACGTTCCTGCGGATGCCGAACCCGACGATGCCGTACTTCACGGACAGCTTCACCACCACGCTCAACATCTACTCACAGGTGGGCCTGGTGACGCTGGTGGGGCTCATCGCGAAGAACGGCATCCTCATCGTGGACTTCGCCAACCGCCTCCAGGAAGAGGGCAGGACGAAGCTGGAGGCGGTGAAGGAAGCGGCCTCCGAACGGCTCCGGCCCATCCTGATGACGACGGTGGCCACGGTCGCGGGCCACTTCCCGCTCGTGCTGGTGTCGGGCCCGGGCGCGGCGGCGCGCAACAGCATCGGCCTGGTGCTGGTGACGGGCATGGCGCTGGGCACGCTCTTCACCCTCTACTTCGTGCCGGCCATCTACCTGCTCATCGCGAAGACGCGCACCGCGGAGGTCAGGGAGCCCCTGGAAGCGGCGGAGGCTCCCTCAACGCCGTGA
- a CDS encoding LysE family translocator, with the protein MTVTQSLLAFVVAAFILAITPGIDTAMVLRTSALEGPRRAGFAAVGICLGCLVWGGAVALGLGALLAASQVAYTVLSWAGAAYLVWLGIGLLWKPRSRFVAEEAAPHAEVHRGATAWLRRGLLTNVLNPKVGVFYVTFLPQFVPQGVPVMAYTFLLAVIHAVAGAVWFALLIGVTAPLGRILRRPAFMKTMDRLTGCVFIAFGAKLALSRR; encoded by the coding sequence ATGACCGTCACCCAATCCCTGCTCGCGTTCGTCGTGGCGGCGTTCATCCTCGCCATCACCCCGGGTATCGACACCGCCATGGTGCTGCGCACCTCCGCGCTGGAAGGCCCCAGGCGCGCGGGCTTCGCGGCCGTGGGCATCTGCCTCGGATGTCTGGTCTGGGGCGGAGCGGTCGCACTCGGGCTGGGCGCGCTGCTGGCGGCCTCTCAGGTCGCCTACACGGTGCTCAGCTGGGCCGGCGCGGCCTACCTGGTGTGGCTTGGAATCGGGCTGCTCTGGAAGCCCCGCTCCCGCTTCGTGGCCGAGGAAGCCGCCCCCCATGCGGAGGTCCACCGGGGGGCGACGGCCTGGCTGCGCCGGGGGCTGCTGACCAACGTCCTCAACCCCAAGGTGGGGGTGTTCTACGTCACCTTCCTGCCGCAGTTCGTGCCGCAGGGCGTTCCGGTCATGGCCTACACGTTCCTGCTCGCGGTCATCCACGCCGTGGCGGGCGCCGTCTGGTTCGCGCTCCTCATCGGAGTGACGGCGCCGCTGGGACGCATCCTCCGTCGGCCGGCCTTCATGAAGACCATGGACCGGCTGACGGGGTGCGTGTTCATCGCGTTCGGCGCGAAGCTCGCGCTGTCACGGCGTTGA
- a CDS encoding SgcJ/EcaC family oxidoreductase: MTRSSSFAVVAVLGLALMCAACTPPPDHARDEQDLRQLVKTQTEAWNAHDATAWSRDFADDAGFINIVGTVFQGREEIEKRHAAIFAGIFKASHAEVTVRDIRFPSPDIAVVDTVHEVTGHTGLPPGVQNTEDGLLRTQMRYVLKRTQKQWRIVAGQNTDVKPAPKPAAP; the protein is encoded by the coding sequence ATGACACGCTCCTCTTCCTTCGCGGTCGTCGCGGTCCTGGGTCTGGCGTTGATGTGCGCGGCGTGCACGCCGCCGCCTGACCACGCCCGGGACGAGCAGGACCTGCGCCAACTGGTGAAGACGCAGACCGAGGCCTGGAACGCGCACGACGCGACGGCCTGGTCGCGGGACTTCGCGGACGACGCCGGCTTCATCAACATCGTCGGCACGGTGTTCCAGGGCCGCGAGGAGATTGAAAAGCGCCACGCCGCCATCTTCGCGGGCATCTTCAAGGCCAGCCACGCGGAGGTCACCGTGCGCGACATCCGCTTCCCCAGCCCGGACATCGCCGTGGTGGACACGGTGCACGAGGTCACCGGCCACACGGGCCTCCCGCCGGGCGTGCAGAACACCGAGGACGGCCTGCTGCGCACGCAGATGCGCTACGTGCTGAAGCGCACCCAGAAGCAGTGGCGCATCGTCGCGGGCCAGAACACCGACGTGAAGCCCGCCCCCAAGCCCGCCGCCCCTTGA
- a CDS encoding DUF2378 family protein — translation MSEEIVYRHAIEGLFLRSVGKRLTPELKDRLRAIGLDLDVKLPHHTPRRVFAEALGITARYLHPEVDAQEGYRRLGTGIITGLEHTLLGKALVSLWPIFGPDRVLSRMQESFATVNNYLKTELITHGRADHTIKVSECNGNPGYLMGIIEAGLMKAGAKNVRVEPFDFNGHACSYRVRWDP, via the coding sequence TTGAGTGAAGAGATCGTCTACCGCCACGCCATCGAGGGGCTCTTCCTGCGCTCCGTGGGCAAGCGCCTCACGCCGGAGCTCAAGGACCGGCTGCGAGCCATTGGCCTGGACCTGGACGTGAAGCTGCCGCACCACACGCCCCGCCGCGTCTTCGCCGAAGCCCTGGGCATCACCGCGCGCTACCTCCACCCGGAGGTGGACGCGCAGGAGGGCTACCGGCGGCTCGGGACGGGCATCATCACCGGCCTGGAGCACACGCTGCTGGGCAAGGCGCTCGTGTCCCTGTGGCCCATCTTCGGGCCGGACCGGGTGCTCTCCCGCATGCAGGAGAGCTTCGCCACGGTGAACAACTACCTGAAGACCGAGCTCATCACCCACGGCCGCGCGGACCACACCATCAAGGTGAGCGAGTGCAACGGCAACCCCGGCTACCTGATGGGCATCATCGAAGCGGGGCTGATGAAGGCCGGCGCCAAGAACGTCCGGGTGGAGCCCTTCGACTTCAACGGCCACGCCTGTTCCTACCGCGTGCGCTGGGACCCGTGA